The following is a genomic window from Gemmatimonadota bacterium.
GCCGCCCGACGAGGCACCTGAGGACCGGTCCTTGGACGAGCCCGACGAGGACATCTCGGCGGATGCCTTTTTCTTGTAGTCCTCGGAGCGATTGTCGGTGATGTAGAAGCCGTCGCCCTTGAAGATGAAGCCGGCGCCACCCGAGATCTGGCGTTCCGCACCCGCCCCGCATTCAGAACATTCCGACACGGGGTCGTCGGACATTCTCTGGAAGACCTCGAACTGGTGCCCGTTCGGGCAGCGGTATTCGTACGTAGGCATGCGTAGAAAACGGGGAAGAAAAAGGGGCTCAATGCCGCGGTAGATACGGCCCAGGAACGTAACTGCCCTGGGCTGGACCGCCTACCCGTCGAACACGCCCCACTCGGCCCGCAGCCCGTCGCTTATCTCGCCCAGTGTCACCCCGGCTTTCACCGCCTCGATGATGGAAGGCAACAGGTTGCTGGTGCCGCGGGCTCCGTCGCGGATCGCGACGAGGCGAGCCCGCACCTCGGCGGCGTCGCGTTCGCCCTTGAAAGCGGTGAGGCGTTCGATTTGACCACGCTCGAGCGCGGAATGGTCGGGTTGGCCGACGCGCCCAGGCCCCTCGTCCTCGGTGTGCAGATTCACACCGACCACGGGACGCTCACCCGACTCGATATCCATCTGGAAGGCATACGCCGCCCGGTGGATCTCCTCCCGCATGTAGTCGATTGCCTTCGAGGCTCCACCGAGCTCATCGATGACGTCGAGATATTGGACGGCGCGTCGCTCGATCTCGTCCGTGAGCGCCTCGACGTAGTGCGAACCGCCGAGCGGATCCGCGGTGCGCGTGACACCGCATTCCGCGGCAATGATCTGCTGGGTACGGAGAGCGAGCCTTGCGGACTCCTCTGTGGGGAGCGCGAGGGCCTCGTCGAAAGCGTTCGTATGTAGCGACTGCGTGCCGCCTAACGTGGCCGCCAGCGCCTGCACGGTGACGCGAACCACATTGTTGAGCGGCTGCTGGGCCGTCAGCGTCGAGCCGCCGGTCTGCGTGTGGAAGCGGAGCCGGCACGACTCGTCGGAGGCGCCGTAACGCTCTTTGAGCAGCCTAGCCCACAGGCGGCGGGCCGCCCGGAACTTCGCTACTTCCTCGAGCAGATCGTTGTGTGCTGCGAAAAAGAAGGAAAGCCGCGGCGCGAACGATTCGATGTCGAGGCCAGCGCTGATTGCACGCGCCACGTACTCGAGCCCGTTGGCAAATGTGAATGCGACCTCCTGAGGAGCCGTGGACCCGGCCTCCCGGATGTGGTAGCCGGAGATCGAGATCGCGTTCCAGCGAGGAATCTCACGAGAGCAGAACACGATGATGTCCGAGACGAGCCTCAGACTCGCGTCCACCGGATAGATGTACGTGCCTCGTGCGACGTACTCCTTGAGCACGTCGTTCTGCACCGTGCCGGCGAGCGAGTCCCGGGGCACGCCTCGCTCGTCGCCGAGGGCGACGTAGAAAGCCAGGAGAATCGACGCCGTCGAGTTGATCGTCATCGACGTGGAGACATCGTCGAGACGGATGCCGTCGAAGAGTCGCCGCATGTCCGCGAGCGAATCGATCGCGACCCCCACACGCCCCACCTCGCCTTCCGCCATCGCTCCGTCCGAGTCGTACCCCATCTGCGTTGGCAGGTCGAAGGCGACCGAGAGGCCGGTCTGGCCGCGGTCGAGCAGATATCGGAAGCGCTCGTTGGTCTCCTCTGCCGTACCGAAACCGGCGTACTGGCGCATCGTCCACACCCGACCCCGGTACATGTCCGGATAGATTCCGCGCGTGAAGGGGAAGACGCCCGGCTGATGGGAGGCGTCTTGGGGACCGTAGCACGGCTCGACCTCGATCCCGCTGTCGGTCGTCACCGTGCGCCGGGTGTCTTCGAGGCGCCTGGTGTCTTCGACGTCAGACATCTCGCCTCTCCGGGGCGGGTTCGATCACGGGGCGTCCTGCTCGTCTTGCTCGATGGCTGCGAGCTCGACGAGCACCTGGCCCCTCTTGACGGCGTCTCCCTGCGCGACATGCACGGCGGAGATGCGCGCCGCCACTTCCGCGGTCAGCTCGTTTTCCATCTTCATTGCCTCTATGATGGCCACCCCCTGCCCGGCCGTCACGATGTCGTCCACGGATACCTCAACTCTGACCACCAGGCCAGGCATCGGTGCTCGCACTGGACTCGGTCCCACAGGTCTCGATACGGCCGCCGTGATCTCCCGAATCGCCATGGCGCGTTCGTCGAGCACCTCAGCCTGGAATCGGTGACCTCCCACGTGCACATCCCATCGCCCTCTGCACTCGCGACGTGCGAGCAATCGATGGGAGTCGCCATCCATCAGAAGGCTACGCACCGCGGTCCCCTCGAGGCCCGCGAGATCGATGTCCACCGCCACCCCGTCGATCTCGACTCCGTCCGGGCCGAGCTTCACTTCGAACGTGCGCTTGCCGATGGCCACGTGGTAGATCATGCGTCGTCCCCCGATGGGGCGAGCACCGCGACTGTCTCCACGTGCGCGGTCTGGGGGAAAAGATCGAACGCTTGGATCTCAACCAGCGTGTATGCGTCGATGAGGCGGGCCACGTCGCGGGCCAGCGTGGCAGGGTCACAACTTACGTAGATCACGCGGCCGGGTGCGGATGCGCGGATGATTGCTGGCACCGAGTCGTGCAAGCCCGAACGCGGTGGGTTGAGGATGAGCACCTCCGTCGGTAGCACCGCCGTCAGCCGTTCCTCGACGCGCCCCTGCACGATGCTGAGCTCGTCCGGAGCATCGTTCCTAGCCGCGGCGCACGCGGCGGGGTCCACTTCGATGCCTGTGACCTGGGCACCGCGTCGTGCGAGCTCTCTCGCGTATGCCCCGACGCCGCAATACGCGTCCACCACCTGGCTTGCCGCTTCCGCTCGCTGGAGCACGAAGTCACGAAGGGCGTCCCCAAGCGCGGTGTTCACCTGGAGGAAGCTGTCTCCCACCCACCGCGACGCGTCCGGGCCCCCTTGGGTGACTGCCTCAGATCCGCGAACGAGTGTCGCTCTTGTTGCCCCGCTGGGTCGGTGCCAGATCGCTACGAGACCGGGCACCGACTCGGCAAGGTCCCCGGCGCTCCACCCGGGCGCGCCACCGTCGACCACGAGCGCTACGCCATCTCCCGTGCTGCGAAGCGTGAGCCGCAGCCGGCCTGCCGGTGGCAGGTAACGCGCGCCGCCACCCCAACCCTCCCGAAGCGCTGTCCAGGCGATCCGGAGCGAAGCCTCGGGAAGCAGGCACTCATCCGCGACA
Proteins encoded in this region:
- a CDS encoding biotin/lipoyl-binding protein yields the protein MIYHVAIGKRTFEVKLGPDGVEIDGVAVDIDLAGLEGTAVRSLLMDGDSHRLLARRECRGRWDVHVGGHRFQAEVLDERAMAIREITAAVSRPVGPSPVRAPMPGLVVRVEVSVDDIVTAGQGVAIIEAMKMENELTAEVAARISAVHVAQGDAVKRGQVLVELAAIEQDEQDAP
- a CDS encoding class I SAM-dependent RNA methyltransferase, encoding MSDAVATRDALADVRVRAIASNGSGVADLPDGRVVFIPRTAPGDYARVRLGKVKRRWAQASVVELLERAPNRIDAPCPLFDRCGGCTLQHLPYEDQLKWKSLFVSDAMKRIGGLEVDPPSVLPSPEVFAYRNRVSYSLRRLRGGRVVAGFHAFGRPAHVIDVADECLLPEASLRIAWTALREGWGGGARYLPPAGRLRLTLRSTGDGVALVVDGGAPGWSAGDLAESVPGLVAIWHRPSGATRATLVRGSEAVTQGGPDASRWVGDSFLQVNTALGDALRDFVLQRAEAASQVVDAYCGVGAYARELARRGAQVTGIEVDPAACAAARNDAPDELSIVQGRVEERLTAVLPTEVLILNPPRSGLHDSVPAIIRASAPGRVIYVSCDPATLARDVARLIDAYTLVEIQAFDLFPQTAHVETVAVLAPSGDDA
- a CDS encoding methylmalonyl-CoA mutase → MSDVEDTRRLEDTRRTVTTDSGIEVEPCYGPQDASHQPGVFPFTRGIYPDMYRGRVWTMRQYAGFGTAEETNERFRYLLDRGQTGLSVAFDLPTQMGYDSDGAMAEGEVGRVGVAIDSLADMRRLFDGIRLDDVSTSMTINSTASILLAFYVALGDERGVPRDSLAGTVQNDVLKEYVARGTYIYPVDASLRLVSDIIVFCSREIPRWNAISISGYHIREAGSTAPQEVAFTFANGLEYVARAISAGLDIESFAPRLSFFFAAHNDLLEEVAKFRAARRLWARLLKERYGASDESCRLRFHTQTGGSTLTAQQPLNNVVRVTVQALAATLGGTQSLHTNAFDEALALPTEESARLALRTQQIIAAECGVTRTADPLGGSHYVEALTDEIERRAVQYLDVIDELGGASKAIDYMREEIHRAAYAFQMDIESGERPVVGVNLHTEDEGPGRVGQPDHSALERGQIERLTAFKGERDAAEVRARLVAIRDGARGTSNLLPSIIEAVKAGVTLGEISDGLRAEWGVFDG